A part of Aspergillus flavus chromosome 1, complete sequence genomic DNA contains:
- a CDS encoding phosphatase inhibitor-domain-containing protein (unnamed protein product), with protein sequence MSRSRQIAPSGTSQVESVPQQPNNTSTVRVPGTLRLRAENEPTVESNTEGRGLHRHIRWSEDVIDNEGMGKRSSKVCCIYHKARPVGESSSESESSDSESSDADSDNEIDNPRNTLGRSSVHHITDNHSHEQESEHDRERGRLTCCPNHGHRKLKRRRPSPNAYEKMPKTTKGR encoded by the exons ATGTCTAGATCCCGACAAATAGCACCGAGTGGGACATCCCAGGTTGAATCGGTGCCTCAACAGCCTAATAATACATCAACTGTTCGAGTTCCAGGCACACTCAGACTAAGAGCAGAAAACGAACCAACTGTTGAGTCTAACACTGAGGGCAGAGGCTTGCACCGGCATATACGATGGAGTGAGGATGTGATAGATAATGAAGGAATGGGGAAAAGGAGCTCTAAAG TATGCTGCATCTACCACAAAGCTCGACCTGTCGGTGAAAGTAGTTCAGAGTCTGAATCATCTGATTCTGAATCATCGGACGCCGATAGCGATAATGAGATAGATAATCCCAGGAACACCCTGGGCCGTTCGTCGGTGCATCATATTACCGACAATCATTCCCATGAGCAAGAATCTGAACATGACAGGGAGAGAGGGCGGCTAACGTGTTGCCCAAATCATGGTCACAGAAAGCTTAAGCGGAGGAGACCAAGTCCCAATGCGTACGAGAAGATGCCTAAGACCACAAAAGGGCGCTAG